AATTATGAAAACTTATTTTATTTAATGGATTTTTTAACATATtctgtttttttagttttttttttctgttttttgcagtttttttaattattttctgtttttatttatttttcaatttatatattctgtttttatttattatcaGTTTTCTTAattaattttctatttttatttatttgcagttttttttatttattttctgtttttataaaaaattagaaattaataattgagtaatgattagacgggggctttatgactacggactTAAATGCATAATGCCCCATAACGCCCACCCGCACACGTGGGGCGCCACGTGGCGCGCCACGTGGCGtgccacgtgtcgcataacgcccacaaaggggCGTTATGACTACGCATGgccttatatatatataactctatataaataaaattcttttatttattattttttataattgtttattttagtatttagagcaaaatgaccaaaatacccataTGTGGGGTCCCCTaggtcagatttaaccataaaaaataactgagttacggctaaaggacataacttgcaaggttttgcaaacatcgagtatggtttttgtaatttttgaagacaaaggacacactttacaataagtgacatacataaaggacgatttttgtaatttactctttattaaaTTAACTTTACTAAATGTGTCCTTTCAGTCCCTATAGTTTCATTGTTTATTTTGAATTTAACACTTTGATTTGGAGAGTCATAACCTCCTTACTTCCTACAAAAAGATGATAATAATTAACTTGGTTTGTTATCTTTTTGTTACTACATTTCAAGTAAGGCACTCACAACAAACATGATGGGCAAAAATaagaatttggggtgttacaagtctacttCCTTTAGAGAAGGTTTTGCCCCTGAAACCTAGATATCCCAATTAAAGTCGGGTAGTGATCCCGCATTTCTTCCTCTGATTCCCACATAAGATACGATCCCTTTCGGTGTTGCCATTGGACCAATACTTGTCACACCCACAAAATCCACATGCGAAGTTTTACCGTGAGGCTTGCGCCTGACCATGATCAAGCCATTAATCATGCTGAATAATTATTTATGATAACAAAATTTATCACAATCAACACGATTGGTGATTAAGTTTTTAAATGTTTAAACAAAGTCCAAATCAAAAGCGGAAGCAAAATGTTTAAAAATCCAGATAACAGTTAAAACCATAGTTGTTTAATAAAACTCAAACAAATAGTTCACCGCAATCACGACACTCCAACACTACAAGCTCCTGAGCTGTACCTAACGACCTACAAAGCATGCACAAGTGTGTCAACAAaggttggcgagttcacagttttcaGTGTTGTTACAAAAACAAGTTCGTTTAAATACTTTAGTTTTATAAGTCATGTCATGGGTAGCTAACCCACTGTTAAGCTACTAAACTGTGTAGTACCGAAAACTTGATTGTTGTAGTTGTTGTGCCCCGTATCAATGTCTATTATCATTGATAAGGTGTCAAGGTCAATAGTTCACACCCGGCTCCTAGCACGGTTTAAGGTTTATcgaacctaatagcgctatcaactataCCTTGTTTGCCAAACTCGGAAACTAATCGGTATAATGCGTGGGGACTTTAAGATAGAGTTCGTTTAGTCCGCTAAAGATATGAAATGTAAACTGAGGTATTTATTTAGAAGTATTTCAATCAAGGAATATAAGGCGGTCCCAATCCAGAGATAGTGTGGTTCCCAATACCCGAGAATGTATGCTTTTAGTaaatgtgtgaactcaccttagattagctTGGTAGATTTAAAGTACACGAGCTAggatggtcaaccacgtcctattatggttaccaagaTTATTAGGGGTTTCTTTTGAAAATTCACATTAGTTCTACACGTGTCTAACAAGTAGCACACAATCAAGTTATCACATAGCATTTCCATCATGTGGGTTCTTACATACATTCATAACAAGAGATATGATAAGAAATAACGAGTTTTATGTTCATTATTATGTTGTTCTTGCATAGAGCCCCTCGCCGTAGATTACGGTCCTCTACCGTACCTTACGGTACTCATATTCTGCTTGTTTTTATCAAAGCCTCGCCGTAGGTTACGACCCTCAACTGTAACTTACGGCACACTAGCTCTGATTGTATCAACATAGCCCCACCGTACGCTACGGTTCCCAACGTAGCCTAAGGCACACCCTTTCTGTTCAAATCAGAGAACAcccgccgtagcttacggcgtgCACATTTACATCATCTTATCAAGTTTTTCCAAGTTTCTACAGTACGTTAATGCGATtacacgaacacaattgaacatTCTTAGTAGATTATGGTTTATTTATCAAAGAATTAGCACACCAAAACATCAAGATCATCACCCTAATCCACATGCATTTGTCTATATGAACATATTTAGAAACTGTAAAGCATCATACTTGACTCACATGAACCCTAGATCATCAAATACATTATAACCATCAACAAAATCAGATCTAGCAATTCAATATCACACGAACTCATCAAAACCTGTTATCATAAAAAAACCTAGTTACTAAATCAATACTCATACGATCAAAACCATACTAAAAACATGATCTCTAGCAAACCCTAGATCATAATTATTCTCATAAACACCAAATATCAATCATCATGCAAAAACACAACCAAGTATACCGAAGAAACTCAAACCAAAACAATGATGAACACACTAACCGAGAAATGGAGTGCGAGAGAGAGTGCTAGAGCGAGAGGGAGAGAGTTCTGAGAGGGTAATGGAACCGAGGAAGGAGAGTGCTGTCGTCGATCACCAAGGAGAAGAGAGGGAGAGCTAGGGTTTACTTGTTCTGTATTTGAAACACAAAAGAAATTGTAGACACATGCCTGCATGAGTGCGTCCCACATAAAGGAGAGGTTTGGGCTCAGTTGGGCTTAGGAAGTTTGGGTCAAGAACAAGAGGGCACTTGGGTGTGCGGTTGGGTAAGTGGTGTGCGGCTGAGGTGTATGGGTTGATTATTGTTGGGCCTCACACACCTCCAAACGTAGAAAAACATCTAGTAAATAATATAGGCACAAACAACCAATTTTAACATAACCAAGTTTAACACAATAATCAAGTTTAACACAACAATCAAGTTCAACATAACATAAGAATGTGACGTATAGCGAAACGTGAAGAGTAATGATACATAGTTAAAGATCACGAAATTAGACGATGCTAACCTCGAAAGCACGGGTTATCACAtgatccccaagttgaaagaaattttgtcccgaaatttagcatgttGTCACTAAAGAAGCTAGTGCAGTTgggcgttttcgcggggtgtcacatccagGGGCGAAGGAGCATGGGTgctcgggggtgcacccgcccaccccaatgtttcggttagaagtgtatatggtccaatttttcgtccgaaaattttaaaattatataggatcgccaccccgattatttttcctaaatgatgggtaatttggtaaatatattttaactcttatttttatttgtttaaccctaGATTACCCACCATACAATAAACTTAATACCCAAATTATTAACTATCAAATATAATTAATCTTAATCCAGCCGACATATATGTTCTGCGATTCTGCTCCGCGGCTCTGCCATTCTGCCAAAGACTTTTGGTGCCAAAAAAGGTGAGTGTTGCAACTTGCAATCCTTAtcctttttacttttttttttgttttccaattcAAGATTCCCCACTTCGGCACTTCACAATTTCCTAAcaattctttatttttttattgttattagGAATGCATTGGGTAACAATTCTCTATTCTTTTATTGTTATTAGGAATGCATTAATGTTTATCTTTATTCATGAATAAGAATCATAATTACATAAATGATAGATCTAAAATACTTAATAGATAAAGAGAATTTGATACCTTGATGATGAATTAATTAATGTATTATTAGTACTTTTTGTTAGGAATTCATGGGAAAGACGAAAACTATTGATTCTTTTTTCAAAAGAAAGGATGATGAACAAGAGAGTAAACGTAAAAAAACTTCAACTAGTGAGCCTGAAGAGCATGAAGCGCCACGACCACCACAATCAAACACAATTCCAAACGAAGCTCCACCACCACAATCAAACTCAAATGAAGCTCCACAACCACAATCAGACACTAATGAAGTGGATGTTAATCTTATAGAAATAGATCCCGGTAAACGAAATCCAATGTGGGAGCATCCGGTTAATTTAAGAGAACAAGTGGCGTGCTTATCTTTCTTTTGGACCTTACCAAATAGAACTTACAGAATATAAAGTTAATGGTACATAGAAGCAAGCTCGTAGGTTCCGATATCCTTGGTTCAAACTTTACCCTAATTGGTTAGAGTATTCTCCAACAACACATTCGGCTTATTGCTTTCTATGTTATCTTTTTTGTGACAAACCAAATATGAGCCATGGTCATGATACATTTACAGTTAAAGGGTTTGATAATTGGAATAAAGTTTGTGGGAAACAATGTGCATTTGATGTATAAGAATTTATACATCTTTTAAACGTCAAATACGCCCCGTTTATGCGAaaactctttgtattttcattgattttggtaCTCATTTGAGTTATTTATGAAAATACAGGTCCGGGCTTCGGCCCGGTGATGAAACGGAGGCTTTTGGAGCAAAATGGAGCGAAAATGGTGCATTCCAGCAAACTGCCAGATATGGAACTACCGTGCCAAacagtggcacgaccgtgccaagccTTCCGACATCAGCACTCTCAACCAGCACTAGCATCTATCAGCCAAATCATCAAAATTCAGGGGAGCACGACCGTGCCAACCACTGGCACGATCGTGCCAGGCCAAAATCAACTCCTGATCAGCTTGTTTCCGAGAACGATGTGGTTGTTACCGAGCACTATCGGCTCGCATGACCAGACCATGCCCgagcacggtcgtgcgacctcgGGAACATTTGAGCGGGATTTTTCCCAAAATGGTAGCAAACAGGGTCAACAATCAAGAAAGTGGTTCTAACACTTGccaagcacgaccgtgccaaaaggTGGCATGGTAGTGCCAAACGCCTAGAGTTTAAATACGAGTTCCTAGCTCATTTGCAGGGGAGTTGGAGCATTTTGGTGACTTTTTCTCTCAAGAATCTGGTCTTGGAAGCTTGTTGGAGCCAAGAGGAAGCCTTGAAGAGGACTAAATCACTTGAAGATCTACTCAAACACCATTTTAATCTTGTCTTTAACTTGGTTAGCTTACTACATTATGAACAATTTATGTTTCTTTGTGCTTGATTTGGTACTCATGAGCCTTATGGGCTAAACACTTGTGTTGTCCAAACTATGTTGAAGCTTATGAACATATGATAATATGGAAGTAgatgtgatgattgttcttgttaaTCTTCATGTTGTCACTTAGTCTTGTTCTTGGAATTCATATGCATGCTTAAAgttcttgttcttgaatgtttgctcataagtatttacatgttatgttggaaagcccatgtagagattatgattattgaatcttgTTAACTTGTTAGTATGATTCATAGCATGAAACTAGGAATGGTGAGTGCTAATGTGATATGAACAATGATTTGAGCTTGTGTGTGAATTCTTGCATCTAGATTTGGAAAGATCAAAAGTATGTTCATATGGATTCTATAGTTTGTATTCATGTTAGGTTGATGATTTAGGCCAAAGTTGTTAGCTAGCATGACCATGCTTGTGGTTCATATCAAGAACATGATGATAGTGCCAACTACTTAAAACCAAGTTAGGGTGATTAGTGTGTTTCTCATATTAGTTTTCCCTAATTTGTAGAGTTAGGAGTTTTGACAAACAAATAACTCATGATTAAAGATTAACATTATGATGCAAGTGAGCTTAAAAGAATAATTTTTAGGTGATTAGAATGTTAATTCATTTTTAATTTTCCTAAGAATTATAGACTAGGAAGCCTTGATTGGGGACTTAGTTAAATCTAGAACTTGCATCATCACAAGTCTTCCACCTTGTTGTCATATGTTTGTTAGTGGAAACTTAGTTTAGGCAACCCTTTCTTAGATATTGTTCTTTGTTAGAATTtttagtagtttatttatttgCATGCTAGTTTAGAAAAAATCAACCCAATCATTTGAAAAGGCTTTGAAGTAGCAAAAGTTTAGTATCGAGACACCGcatccacggattgatatccggttcttaccgattagctatattaccacccgacgggtacacttgcccttttgtgtgtgtagttagtttttaggtgaaaaaccatttttaaaactaaatttgtgtgaagaaaaactcaataaaaaattatatttaattcacgcacatcaagtttttggcgccgttgccggggatgcGGTCTTCTTGAAAACGATTCGAGTTACTTATTTAGCCATTGTGAAAAGTGTACAAAGTTTTTGTCTACTTGTTTTATTTGCCTTTGCttgattatttgaaaaaaaaaagaatatgatTATTTGCtagttgtttttgtttttgtatatattttgtgCATTGTGCTCCTTATTCCCTACAGGTCGTGCATGTCCTCAACCCCTGCTGCTGATATCGTTGAGCCTTCATCGGAGCCGGAGCGCGATCTTCACCGGAGACTGCGGGAGCGGTTTCGCGTGGTAGCCAAGACGATTGAGACAGACACAGCGGACAATGACACCTTTTACGAGGTTCGGGTAGACATGGCGGACGTGGAAGAGAATAGGATATTGAATGAAATTGGTAAACCGTCACTCGATGGTTTGCCTGCGAGCATTAATGCACCGACAATCGACAATTATAATTTCGAGATCAAGGCTGGCACCATATCGATGTTGCAGAATGTGGTGCAGTTTTATGGCAAGGATCACGAGGATCCTAGTGTTCACATCGCAGGGTTTCTAGAGGTTTGTGACACATTTAGGATTCGTGATGCATCACCGGATGCTATCCGCCTTCGGCTCTTTCCGTTTTCCTTACGGGATGGAGCCAAGGAGTGGCTTCTTTCACTTCCAGCTGGATCTATCACTACAGGGAATCAATTAGCTGAGAAGTTCCTTCAGAAATATTTCCCTCCAGAGAAAATTGTTCGGTTGAGAACCAAGATTCTGAACTTTCGTCAGGACGAGGACGAGTCCCTTTACGAGGCATGGGAGAGGTTTAAAGAGCTTATGAGAAAGGTCCCACATCACGGGTTACCCAAGTGGCAACAGTGTCAGATCTTTTACCATGGTTTGGACAGTCAGGGACAGATGATGGTTGATACATACTCGGGTGGTGATATCGGCACGAAAAATGCCACCGAGGCATTTGAGATTCTTGAAAAGTGTGCCGCGAAAAACCGGACACAACAGCCCCCGTGGGGAAAGAGTTCTCGACAGGGAGTTCATCATGTGGACGACTACACAGCCATGACAGCACGCATGGATGCCTTATCTTTGAAATTTGATCGAGTGATGGAAATGCACTCGAGAGGTTCCTCGAGTGGGGGAGCATATCAGGTAGGTGATTTTCCGACGGGAGAGATGTCACACGAGCATGTTGATTTCATGGGAAACCAATACCGTCCTCAAAATAATCCCTACAACAATACTTATAATCCAGGGTGGAAGAATCATCCAAACTTCAGTTGGAAGCCCGATGCTTCCAACCAGCATCCACCCGGATTTGCTCCACGTCCCACAGCTCCGACCCATGGAGCATATGGTCCACCTCGACCTCAGCAGGCACCTTCCTCTAGCGATCCTAGTGTGCATGATATGCTTAGTCAAATCTTAGCTGGTCAAAACACTCAAAAGGCTGAGAATGAGAAGCGCTTTAGGGAGTATGACAGCCGTTTCACGAGGCACGAGAGTGAGTTGAGAAGCCAAAAGGCTTCCATGCAGACCATTGAGAACCAAGTTGGCCAGATTGCCAAGATGTTGTCTGAGAGGCAACAGGGGGGCCTTCCGAGCAACACAGAGCCAAATCCAAATGCTACTGCAAAGGCCATCACGTTGAGAAGCGGCAAGACCGCTCAGCCCATCCCTCCGGCTGTTCCAGCAAAGccggatgatgatgatgaggttgATGAGGAGATTGAGGCTGGGTCTCCGGGTGAGGTGCAACAGAGGCGagtcccagcaagtaccgcacgacCCAAGGAGCCAGTGGGAGAGTATGTCCCTCCCATTCCATATCCGGGGAGGTTgaagaagcagaaaatggaagaACACTATGGTAAATTCCTCGAGCTTTTTAAGAAACTTCATATAAATTTACCATTTGTCGAGGCACTTGCTCAAATGCCTAAGTATGCCAAGTTTCTGAAAGATATCCTATCCAACAAAAAGAAACTTGAGGAGCTTTCGCAGGTGACCTTGAATGAAGAGTGTTCAGCGGTTCttcagaacaaactaccgaagaAGATGAATGATCCTGGGAGTTTCACTATCCCGTGTTTGATCGGTAGTTTGTCGGTCAGCAATGCATTGGCTGATCTTGGAGCTAGCATAAACCTCATTGCCATATGCGGTTTTTGCTAAGCTAGATTTGGGAGAGCCAAAGCCGACTTGTATGAGCATTCAGCTAGCCGACCGTTCAGTGAAGTACCCTCGAGGCATAGTTGAGAATATGCTGGTGAAAATCGACAAGTTTGTCTTTCCTGTCGATTTCATGATTCTAGACATGGATGAGGACAAAAATGTTCCACTTATCTTAGGTCGCCCATTCCTAGCCACTGCGAGAGTCTTGATTGATGTCTGCACCGGTAGACTTACTCTTAGGGTTGACGATGAGGAGGTTACCTTTGACATTGGGAAATCCATGCAACACTCACAAAATCAAGATGATACACTCTACTTCATTGAAACTATCGATACATATGTGAGTGATCATCTTCATGCTGCATTCAAGGAGGATGTTGTGGACACACAGCTGCTAGGAGGGGAGACTTTTGGTTCGCCCCGTGTGGACCGATTAGTTGAGGAGGTGACCTTTCTGATAGGTCACGCGTCTCCCCCGTGTCCCGAGGTTTTTGATGTTGTGGATCGCGTTACTGAGCCTAAAGCACGCCCTTCTATTGAGGATCCACCTTCGGTTGAGCTTAAGGAGCTCCCAGATCATTTGGAGTATGCTTACTTGGAGGGTGAGACTCATCTGCCCGTTATCATTTCTGCCAAATTGTCGAAGGAAGAGAAGGATCGATTGCTTGAAGTCCTGAAGCAGCACAAGAAGGCGATTTCTTGGAAGATTATGGATATAAAGGGATCAATCCGTCCTTTTGTACCCACAAGATCTTGATGGAGGAGGACTTTAAACCTGTAGTACAACATCAGAGGCGTTTGAACCCCAACATGCAGGAGGTTGTGAAGAaagaggtcatcaaactacttgatgcAGGTTTGATATATCCGATCTCTGATTCACCGTGGGTTAGCCCTGTACAGGTAGTCTCGAAGAAAGGAGGCATGACAGTGGTGACCAATGAGAAACACGAGTTGATTCCTACCCGTACTGTCACCGGATggagagtttgcattgactaccgcaaactcAATGATGCCACGAGGAAGGATCATTTCCCACTCCCTTTCATTGATCAGATGTTGGAGAGGTTGTCGGGAAGGATGTACTACTGCTTCCTTGATGGTTTTTCAGGATATTTTCAGATTCCCATCTcccctgaggatcaggagaagacgacattcacatgtccctatggcacattcgcctaccggcggatgccctTTGGACTGTGCAATACCCCGACCACATTTCAGAggtgtatggtggccatttttcACAACATGATCGAGGactccatggaggttttcatggatgatttttctgtGTTTGGAAGTTCTTTTGATCAGTGTCTTGGGAATCTGAAAAGGATGTTGGCTAGATGTGAAAAAGCCAACCTTGTGTTAAACTGGGAGaagtgccacttcatggtgaaggagggcattgTGCTTGGGCACAAGATTTCACAGGCGGGGCTTGAGGTTGACCGAGCCAAAGTCGAGACTATTTCAAAGCTCCCGCCTCCAAC
The Helianthus annuus cultivar XRQ/B chromosome 6, HanXRQr2.0-SUNRISE, whole genome shotgun sequence genome window above contains:
- the LOC110942547 gene encoding uncharacterized protein LOC110942547, whose product is MSSTPAADIVEPSSEPERDLHRRLRERFRVVAKTIETDTADNDTFYEVRVDMADVEENRILNEIGKPSLDGLPASINAPTIDNYNFEIKAGTISMLQNVVQFYGKDHEDPSVHIAGFLEVCDTFRIRDASPDAIRLRLFPFSLRDGAKEWLLSLPAGSITTGNQLAEKFLQKYFPPEKIVRLRTKILNFRQDEDESLYEAWERFKELMRKVPHHGLPKWQQCQIFYHGLDSQGQMMVDTYSGGDIGTKNATEAFEILEKCAAKNRTQQPPWGKSSRQGVHHVDDYTAMTARMDALSLKFDRVMEMHSRGSSSGGAYQVGDFPTGEMSHEHVDFMGNQYRPQNNPYNNTYNPGWKNHPNFSWKPDASNQHPPGFAPRPTAPTHGAYGPPRPQQAPSSSDPSVHDMLSQILAGQNTQKAENEKRFREYDSRFTRHESELRSQKASMQTIENQVGQIAKMLSERQQGGLPSNTEPNPNATAKAITLRSGKTAQPIPPAVPAKPDDDDEVDEEIEAGSPGEVQQRRVPASTARPKEPVGEYVPPIPYPGRLKKQKMEEHYGKFLELFKKLHINLPFVEALAQMPKYAKFLKDILSNKKKLEELSQVTLNEECSAVLQNKLPKKMNDPGSFTIPCLIGSLSVSNALADLGASINLIAICGFC